The Saliniradius amylolyticus DNA segment GCAAACTGTCCTCCCACATCATGTACCTGCAGGCCCAGATGATGACCAATGCCGTGAGGGAAGAAGGTACGGGTAATGCCTTTCTCCACGATGCCATCGGCGTCCAGGTTTACCACCCCAAACAGTTTCAGTAGCTCGGCCACGCGGCGGTGAGCCTCAATATGCAGATTAGGGTAGGGAACGCCGGGCTTGAGCATGTCGATAAGATCCAGTGTGACCTGATCCATGGCCAGAATCATGTCGGCAAAATCATTATCCTGGCGGGCATAGGTACGGGTGATGTCCGCCGCATAGCCATGAAAGTGAGCGCCAGCGTCGATCAGAAACGAGTGATACTCGTCGGGCTTCTCCGTTTCCACTTCCATATTGTGCAGGATGGCGGCGTTTTGATTCAGGGCCACGATATTGCCGTAGGGCACTTCTGTCATATCCAGGCGCACGGCAGACAGATAATCCTGATTGATATCGAACTCGGCTTTTTCTGCAAAAAACGCGGCCTTGGCGGCCTTATGGCCTTCGACGGCGATGCGGTTGGCTTCACGCAGACAGGCGAGTTCATAATCGGTTTTATAGGCCCGGTGGTAATGCAGGTAGTGCATCACCCGGTCCGGGTTCACCAGATCAAAGCCCAGCGCTTTGGCCACTTCGATGTACTCGCCGATATAGGCAAATCTGGCCTTGTCGAACGGCAGGTGTTTTTCTACCTGCTCAGGTTTGGCTAATAGTACGATATCGAAATGCTCTGCCCAGAAGTCACTCGGCTCGGGCGGTACCTTGTGCCAGAAGTCTTTGGGGCGGTAGAAAATCAGTTTTGGCTTGGTATTGCCATCCACTACCAACCAGCAGTTGGGGTTATCCAGCACCGGTACCCAGGCTTTAAAATGGGGGTTAACGGTGTAGGGGTAATCCATATCGTCCAGAAACTTGCGTTTGGCCTGGCCGGAGTGGATGACTAACCCATCAATGCCCTCGCGGGCAAGGGCATTCCGGGTGCGTTTTTGAAGCTCTTCAATATGCTGAGGGTACAGCTTGGCTAATTGCTGCATTGGCGGCGACTCCAATAAGCTTAGAATAATGCGCTATACATTATCATACCAACCCGTATAGATCTTTAATCACACAGCCAGAGTGCCTTTTCGCCTTGGCCCAAGACCTTTTGACTCGCTCTGAGGGACCAGAGATCTATGCAGGTTGGTATTACAGCAGGGGCTGGCTGTACTAACTTCAGGCGATAAATGGAACGGAAACTAGGGTGGAATTAGCAACGCTGGTTAGCGCTGTGAGCGGCGTTGTACAGCATCCTTGCCGTACCTATGTTTGGCCTTATTGCTGGTGCATATAATCCAACGTCAGATTGGTCAGCAGTTCCACGCCTAACTGCATGCCGGATTCGTCGATCTTAAATTCCGGCGTGTGGTGCGCTGGGGCCTGGTCCTTGGGCAGATCTTTGGGCTTACCGCCCACAAACAGGTACAGGCCGGGCACTTCTTTTTGGAAGAAGGAAAAGTCCTCTGCCCCTGTGACAGCATTCACCTGATGCACATTGGCCTCGCCCGCCGTTTGTTTGAGTGTAGGCAGCATCTGGTCCATCAGGGCCGGTTCGTTATAGGTCACCGGGTAGTTGTAATCCAGCGGCAGGGTGATTTCGGCTTCGGCGCGCATGCTCTCTGCGATGGCGTTGACCTTACGGGGAATGGCTTCGTAAATATGGTCACGCATCTTGTCATCCAGAGTGCGGATGGTGCCAACCAGTTCCACCTCGTTGGGGATGATGTTAGAGCGATTGCCGCCATGAATGGAGCCGATGGTGATCACCGCCGCATCCTGAATCAGCGGCAGCTCACGGCTGACGATGGTTTGCAGGCCTAATACCACCTGAGAAGCGGTAGTGATGGGATCCACACTCAGCCAGGGGTAAGCGCCATGGGCCTGCTTGCCCTTAATCACCACCTTAAAGGGATCGACTGCCGCCATTATGCCACCGTGGCGGTATTCCACCACGCCAACGTCGGTATCCGAGCTGATGTGTAGGCCGAAGATAACATCCACGTCTTCCATTACGCCTTCTTTGACCATGACCTCGGCGCCACCCACTTCACCTTCCGGCGCGCCTTCTTCGGCAGGCTGGAAGATGAACTTCACCTTGCCGGTGAGCTTATCCTGCATATCCACCAGGATTTTGGCTGCCCCCATCAACATGGCCATATGAGTATCATGACCGCAGGCGTGCATCACGGGCACGGTCTCGCCATTAAACTCTCCGGTAGCGGCGGATTTAAACGGCAGATCGTTTTGTTCCTTGACTGGCAGGCCGTCCATATCCGCTCGCAAGGCCACCGTTGGTCCTGGCTTCCCAGTTTCCAGCACGCCCACCACACCGGTCTTGGCAATACCGGTAGTGACATCCAACTCCAGGCTGCGCAGGTATTTTTCGATATAGGCGGCGGTTTCAAATTCACGGTTAGAAAGCTCTGGATTTTGGTGGAAGTGACGTCGCCATTCAATCACCTGCGGCTCTATGTTCTCAGCCATCTGGCTGACATCCTGATGCTGTTGAGCGTTGGCAACGCCACTGAATAGCAGAGTGGCGATGAGCGGTAAGGCTTTTTTCATTGTTGTTCTCCTGTTTTGAGTCGGACGTCATCAGGCTATACGATGCACAGTCCATGCAAATTAATGTAAGCGACAAACCAGATAACGTACAAGGCAATCACCGAGAAAGCGGTGGGACTGACGTTGTAAAGTTCGCCAATACGCCCAATAACTGTGTTAGCCTGAAGTGGAGTTGTCGTCCTTAATTTTTGGGAAGGTCACGTTGAGCCAGGAAAAGCACACCGAAGCAACAAAATTTGCCATCGTCGCCGAAGGCGGCGGACAAAAGGGCATCTTTACCGCCGGGGTGTTGGATGCCTTTTTAGATGCTGAATTTTGGCCCTTTCATCTGAAGGTGGGCGTCTCGGCCGGCGCACAAAACCTGGCCGCTTATTCGGCCCGGGCGCGCCAGTATGCCCGCCGGGCGATACAGCAGCTGACCACCACCCAACCATTTTTTAAACCGTCAAAGTTTTTTACCGGCGGCAATGTCATCGATCTGGACTGGTACTTCCATCAGGTACGGCACGATGAGAAAAACCGCTTTCCTACTGCGGCCGAAAACCTGGATAAGACTGCCAATTTTTATGCCGTGGCGACCAATGTGGATACCCTGGAGCCGCACTACCTGCATACCTGGTATGACAATATGTTCGAGCATCTGAAAGCATCCAGTGCCATTCCTTTTCTTTATCGCCCGGGGGTAGAGGTAGAAGGACTTAGGCTGATGGATGGCGGGGTGTCCGATCCCTTACCGGTAAAGTGGGCCTATGAACAGGGTGCTAAGCGGATTCTGCTGATCCGCACTATGGAAGCTGATGACGATGGGCGGATGCCGATCATGGAACGGTTAAAACCGATTATGCGACGGGTGCGTCAATCGCCGAAGATGTTCGATATGTATCTGCATCACCAGCGTTGTTATGCCGAGGCCTTGGACTTTATCAATAACCCGCCGGAGGATGTAGAGATTCTACAAATCGCCCCCAGAGGCACTCTGCAAAGTATGGTGTTAGGCTCTTCGGCCCATGTATTGCAGTATGACTACCTGGTGGGTAAGCGCGAAGGCAAACGCTTTCTGCGCCAGTGGCAGCAACAACTCAGACAACGCGCATGAAAGACCCCGGTCAAGCGAGCGATATCTTCTGTGTGGGCACCGAGCAAACCCCTGTGATCAGCCTTGCCGGGGATTTTTCTCATCAACGGCTGGCTATGGCGGCAACGCAGGAAACCTGGATCCCCGGAGGTAATGCCTATCCGGGAATTCGGGCACAGGTGCCAGGGGACTACTTTGAACAGTTGATCAAACAGATGGCCCCGGCATTAAAGCAGGCCTATGGGCTGACGCCAGAGCAGATAGATGAGGCATTTTGCTGTTTCTCACTGGCGACTCAATGCGAGCAACAGTTAACCCGACTGCAATCGGTGCCCCATTTTGATGCCATAACGGGTCGGCAACTGGCCATGGTGCACTACCTGTGCGAATCGCCATTTGACGGAACCGGATTCTTTCGTCAGCGCCAAACCGGCATTGAGAACGTCACTCAGGATAATCTGGATCGCTATCAAACGGTATTGGATAGCTATATTAAGGATGTTGAGCCCGGTTACAGCCGTTATTGCGATCAGTATTATGACTGCCTGTATCAACAGCCCGCCCAAATCAACCGGATTGTGCTGTACCCGGCCAGTCTGCTTCATTCCGGCCTGGTTAATGACGATCGCCGTTTAACGGATGACCCGCAAAGCGGTCGACTGACCATCACGGGCTTTCTTAACTTTACACATCCGGTGAGCTATTAAGATTCTGTCACAATCGCTCTGGTCCCAATAAAGCTCTGAAACTGGTTCTGTTAACCCAATGTAAACAGCGTATTTTGATTCTCAATGACTCAAAAAAGCGGAGACAACTATGCGTTTACTCGGCAGCACTACAGTCTTGGGTTTACTCTTCTTTGTCCTGTCTGGGCAGGGGTATGCAGACACCATAGCCTCAGATGACTTTCAATCCGGCGACTATTCCTCCTGGGCTGCAAGCGGTGATGGTGAGGACAGTATCCATCTTTACCAGTCGAACTATTCGGTCAAACTGGATGGATTAAGACAAATCCGGTTAGATACTTCTACCGCCGATTATCAATCCGTCAGCCTGAGTATGGAACTGGCGGCCACTGACCTGGTGTATGGTGATTATTGTTACGCTGAATACTCCGTCGATGGTGGCGCGAATTGGCAGCAATTGGGCAGTATTGGTGTGAGCGCCTCCGGAGGCGGCTTTCAGAGCTTTACGCGAAGCTCGGGTCTGGACAACATCAGTCAGCTGTCGTTGCGCTTTCGGTCATACAGTTTGTATGACAACTTTTGTTACGCCGATGATCTGGCTTTGGAAGGCACACCGATTAGTGGGGGCACTATTGCCAGTGATGACTTTCAGGACGGGGAGTACAGTGACTGGAGCTTATCTGGTGATGGTAATGACAGCTTAAACAGCTATCAGGGCAATGACTCCCTGCGCTTGGATGGGGTTCGCCAGGCCACGAAGATCCTGTCTACTCAAGGTTTCGAGAACGTGAGTCTATCCATGGAGCTGGCGGCCCTGTATCTGGTATCTGGAGATCAGTGCCATGCCGAATACTCCACCGATGGAGGACAGACCTGGCAGAGTTTGCTGACTCTTGGTAACGGACAGGACGATGGCACCATGATTAGCGCTACCATCAGTACGGGGTTGGATGGCGTAAGCCAGCTTTGGGTGCGTTACCGGGCGTATACGCTTTATGGCAATTATTGTTATGGCGATAATCTTCTGGTGACCGGCGAAGCGGTCAGTTCGGTAAATGAACCCCAGCTTTCTGTGAGCGGCAGCACTAACTTCGGCAGTGTGTCGGTGGGTACCAGTGCTTCGGGTAACCTGACTTTGAGTAATACGGGCAGTGCCACCTTAAATATTGATGCGCTGAACGCCCCCTCGGCACCGTTTTATTTAGCGGCTGATAATTGCAGTAATCAGTTACTTGCGGTGGGGGAAAGCTGCCAGTTGACTCTGGAATTCAGCCCAGCCAGTGACGGTAGTAGCAGCCAGACTTTTGCTATTGCCTCCAATGATCCTCAGTCTCCCAAAGATGTGGTGCTGGAAGGCGTTGGAGTATTGGCGGGAAACTGTGACTATGACTGCCTGGGCGGAGACGGGAATACCGGGCGCAGTCAGCTCGATTATAATCAGTTAATGTCAGGCTCGGCACTGACGCTTCTGGACTACAGTCATTATGGTGTGCCTGTCAGTGCGGCCGACCCCAGTCATCGCTTCAGCGGTAACCTGAGTCTGACCATAGCCCCTGGGAGTCTGACTGAGCGGGGGACGAATCTGGCCTCCGCCTATACTAATCCCGATAGCTTGCCCCCGTTTGACTTTAACTTTGTGCAGCATGGCACCCATCTTATCCCTGAGCAGCGTCAGGTCACAAATACCGGTCATACGGCCTGGGAGTGGGTGTTATTGCCGGGGCGGGTCTGGGATGAAAATGGTGATAACGGGTATAGCCGGGCGGCGTTGCCCTTTGCTTTGCAGGAGATCAACGCCAACTGCACCCATAACGGTGTGCTGACTTTCCTGTTTAAAAGCGACGGCTCGGTGTCCGATGTGGCCTATCAGATTGCTCAGGAAACCTGCGAGTATTTTAAATACGATCTGCACGGTCAGCTCAACGCCAGCTACACGCCGCAAGTGCTCCCCAACGAGCAAGCTTTGATCGATGGCTATGTACAGGAAGTGGCCAATCGCATTGAGATACGACCCCTGAGTGAGCTTAGTATCGACTATCCGAATGCCGGTGTGTCTGCTGGCAATATTGGTAGCGACCAGACCGCCAGCCACCTAACCGCTTATGGCGTTTACTATCAGGGCGTGCATTATCTGGGAGAGTGTCAGACCCGGCAGGGACAATATCCTTTCTGTGACGTAATGGCGTTACCGTCTTATTCCACTGCGAAAACCATCGTGGCGGGCTTGGGATTGATGCGGATGGAACAAAAGTACGGCGGTTCACAGCAGGACCTCATCGTG contains these protein-coding regions:
- a CDS encoding DUF6445 family protein, with the protein product MKDPGQASDIFCVGTEQTPVISLAGDFSHQRLAMAATQETWIPGGNAYPGIRAQVPGDYFEQLIKQMAPALKQAYGLTPEQIDEAFCCFSLATQCEQQLTRLQSVPHFDAITGRQLAMVHYLCESPFDGTGFFRQRQTGIENVTQDNLDRYQTVLDSYIKDVEPGYSRYCDQYYDCLYQQPAQINRIVLYPASLLHSGLVNDDRRLTDDPQSGRLTITGFLNFTHPVSY
- the pepQ gene encoding Xaa-Pro dipeptidase, translated to MQQLAKLYPQHIEELQKRTRNALAREGIDGLVIHSGQAKRKFLDDMDYPYTVNPHFKAWVPVLDNPNCWLVVDGNTKPKLIFYRPKDFWHKVPPEPSDFWAEHFDIVLLAKPEQVEKHLPFDKARFAYIGEYIEVAKALGFDLVNPDRVMHYLHYHRAYKTDYELACLREANRIAVEGHKAAKAAFFAEKAEFDINQDYLSAVRLDMTEVPYGNIVALNQNAAILHNMEVETEKPDEYHSFLIDAGAHFHGYAADITRTYARQDNDFADMILAMDQVTLDLIDMLKPGVPYPNLHIEAHRRVAELLKLFGVVNLDADGIVEKGITRTFFPHGIGHHLGLQVHDVGGQFADDRGTPVPPPQEHPFLRTTREVEARQVFTVEPGLYFIDSLLADLKATEDSKYINWDKVDHFRPFGGIRIEDNIIVHKDKNENMTRDLDLN
- a CDS encoding amidohydrolase gives rise to the protein MKKALPLIATLLFSGVANAQQHQDVSQMAENIEPQVIEWRRHFHQNPELSNREFETAAYIEKYLRSLELDVTTGIAKTGVVGVLETGKPGPTVALRADMDGLPVKEQNDLPFKSAATGEFNGETVPVMHACGHDTHMAMLMGAAKILVDMQDKLTGKVKFIFQPAEEGAPEGEVGGAEVMVKEGVMEDVDVIFGLHISSDTDVGVVEYRHGGIMAAVDPFKVVIKGKQAHGAYPWLSVDPITTASQVVLGLQTIVSRELPLIQDAAVITIGSIHGGNRSNIIPNEVELVGTIRTLDDKMRDHIYEAIPRKVNAIAESMRAEAEITLPLDYNYPVTYNEPALMDQMLPTLKQTAGEANVHQVNAVTGAEDFSFFQKEVPGLYLFVGGKPKDLPKDQAPAHHTPEFKIDESGMQLGVELLTNLTLDYMHQQ
- a CDS encoding choice-of-anchor D domain-containing protein — protein: MRLLGSTTVLGLLFFVLSGQGYADTIASDDFQSGDYSSWAASGDGEDSIHLYQSNYSVKLDGLRQIRLDTSTADYQSVSLSMELAATDLVYGDYCYAEYSVDGGANWQQLGSIGVSASGGGFQSFTRSSGLDNISQLSLRFRSYSLYDNFCYADDLALEGTPISGGTIASDDFQDGEYSDWSLSGDGNDSLNSYQGNDSLRLDGVRQATKILSTQGFENVSLSMELAALYLVSGDQCHAEYSTDGGQTWQSLLTLGNGQDDGTMISATISTGLDGVSQLWVRYRAYTLYGNYCYGDNLLVTGEAVSSVNEPQLSVSGSTNFGSVSVGTSASGNLTLSNTGSATLNIDALNAPSAPFYLAADNCSNQLLAVGESCQLTLEFSPASDGSSSQTFAIASNDPQSPKDVVLEGVGVLAGNCDYDCLGGDGNTGRSQLDYNQLMSGSALTLLDYSHYGVPVSAADPSHRFSGNLSLTIAPGSLTERGTNLASAYTNPDSLPPFDFNFVQHGTHLIPEQRQVTNTGHTAWEWVLLPGRVWDENGDNGYSRAALPFALQEINANCTHNGVLTFLFKSDGSVSDVAYQIAQETCEYFKYDLHGQLNASYTPQVLPNEQALIDGYVQEVANRIEIRPLSELSIDYPNAGVSAGNIGSDQTASHLTAYGVYYQGVHYLGECQTRQGQYPFCDVMALPSYSTAKTIVAGLGLMRMEQKYGGSQQDLIVSNTVSACSGSQWTDVTLEQALDMATGNYDSSGDSVDEGSQKTVDDFFLVSSHSDKISHACVYPRKTTPGTSWVYHTSDTYILSRALQTYYEQQEGLNADYYRDMLVEELFKPLNLSPLSYDSKRTYGSEAQVWGGYGLTLSGDDFLKLSRFMAQEDGMLGSQTMLDSGMLADALQQTSNGGLSTGTASSRYQNSVWAYDLSASSVVSCSQPTWIPYMSGFGGIGVVMLPNDMLYYYVSDNKEYGFTKTVKELAKISALCGL
- a CDS encoding patatin-like phospholipase family protein, with translation MSQEKHTEATKFAIVAEGGGQKGIFTAGVLDAFLDAEFWPFHLKVGVSAGAQNLAAYSARARQYARRAIQQLTTTQPFFKPSKFFTGGNVIDLDWYFHQVRHDEKNRFPTAAENLDKTANFYAVATNVDTLEPHYLHTWYDNMFEHLKASSAIPFLYRPGVEVEGLRLMDGGVSDPLPVKWAYEQGAKRILLIRTMEADDDGRMPIMERLKPIMRRVRQSPKMFDMYLHHQRCYAEALDFINNPPEDVEILQIAPRGTLQSMVLGSSAHVLQYDYLVGKREGKRFLRQWQQQLRQRA